One window of Candidatus Eremiobacteraceae bacterium genomic DNA carries:
- the truA gene encoding tRNA pseudouridine(38-40) synthase TruA: MEPKSRTIALVVEYDGSYMHGMQKQSELPTVAGALEAALGTLLGQPVRVVNAGRTDAGVHATGQVVSFVTESGADLYRMPVALSAMLRSAHISVVRAVERAPGFSARGSALARTYRYRVLNRPAPSPLHEHRAFHIGAHLDLDRIKAAANALVGEHDFAAFCATTPVRGGTRRTVTSLAVERERDFIELWITADSYLHHMVRIIVGTLVQVGRGQRDPDDMLRLLEPAMRADAGFTAPAHGLYLERVHYTDPL; the protein is encoded by the coding sequence ATGGAACCGAAGTCGCGCACCATCGCGCTCGTCGTGGAATACGACGGATCCTACATGCACGGCATGCAGAAGCAATCGGAGTTGCCCACCGTCGCCGGCGCCCTTGAGGCTGCACTGGGCACGCTGCTCGGTCAGCCTGTTCGGGTCGTGAACGCAGGGCGCACGGATGCCGGAGTGCATGCGACGGGCCAAGTCGTCTCGTTCGTAACCGAATCTGGGGCGGATCTGTATAGAATGCCCGTGGCGCTTAGCGCGATGCTTCGCAGCGCGCACATCTCGGTCGTGCGCGCCGTCGAGCGGGCCCCGGGTTTTTCCGCTCGCGGTTCGGCGCTTGCGCGAACCTACCGTTATCGCGTCCTCAATCGTCCTGCGCCGTCGCCGTTGCACGAACATCGCGCGTTTCACATCGGCGCACACCTGGACCTCGATAGGATCAAAGCGGCGGCAAACGCGCTTGTCGGTGAACACGACTTTGCGGCGTTCTGCGCGACGACGCCAGTGCGCGGCGGAACCCGGCGCACGGTCACGTCGCTCGCCGTCGAACGCGAACGCGACTTTATCGAGCTCTGGATCACCGCCGACTCGTACCTGCATCACATGGTGCGCATCATCGTCGGCACGCTCGTCCAGGTCGGACGTGGGCAGCGCGATCCGGACGATATGTTGCGGCTGCTCGAGCCGGCTATGCGCGCCGACGCCGGATTCACGGCTCCGGCCCACGGATTGTATCTCGAGCGCGTGCACTACACCGACCCTTTGTGA